CATGGACGTCGACGAACTCGCGCGCACCGACATCGCCGACCACGCCCTGACGGCGTTGCGGAAGAGCAACATCCGCGAGGTCGTCCTGCTCGGCCGGCGCGGCCCGGCCCAGGCCGCGTACAGCAATCCGGAGTTCCTCGCCCTCGGCGACCTCACCGGAGTCGACGTCGTCGTCGACGACGCCGACCTCGAACTCGATCCGGTGAGCGCCCGGGCCGTGGAGGAGGACGCGGCGACCGCGCTGCGCGTCCGTCTCGCCAGCGAGTACGCCGGCCGGCCCGTCCGTCCCGGGCACCGCCGCATCGTCTTCCGGTACCTCGCCGCGCCGAGCGACCTGCTCGGCGACGACCACGTGACCGGCGTGCGGATCGAACGCACCGAACTCGTCGACGATAGTGGTCGTCTCTCCGCCCGACCCACCGGCCGTTTCGAGGACCTGCCCGCCACGCTCGTACTCCGGTCGATCGGCTATCGCGGCGTTCCCCTGCCGGGTGTGCCCTTCGACGACGTCCGCGGGGTCGTTCCCAACACCGGCGGTCGTGTGGACGCCGGCGTCTACGTCACCGGGTGGGCCAAGCGCGGCCCGAGCGGCGTCATCGGCACCAACAAGGGATGCGCGAAGGAGACCGTCGCCGCGCTGCTGGCCGACTTCGACTCCGGTGCACTCGCCGCTCCCCGCGGCGACCGTCGTGCGCTGAACCGGTTGCTCGCACAGCGCAGGCCCGATCGGGTGGACCTGGACGGCTGGAAGACCATCGACGCCGCCGAGCGGCAGGCCGGACGAGCCCAGGGTCGGCCGCGCGTCAAGATCACCGATCGCGAGAGCCTCGTCGAACTCGGTCGTCGCCGACGCCGTCTTCCGCTGCTCGCCTCGTTGCGTCGTTGACACAGCCGCGGGTGACGCAGGTCGCGGCCTGCCCGGACGTTCGTCGATAGGCTCGGGAGAACCGAATCCCGACCCGAACGGACATGTGCATGAGCAGCGACAACCTCGACCGCACGGCGCTCACGCGCCGCACCCTCATCGGCGGCGCCGGTGTGGTGGCGGCCGGCGCGGCCCTTACAGCCTGCGGATCGTCCGGCGACACCGGCGAGGCGCGATCGGCGGTGCCCGCACCGACCACGACGGCGCCTCCCGGACCCGATGCGGAGGTCGTCGCCGCCGTCGCGGACGTGCCGGTCGGCGGAGGCGTCATGCTCGAATCGAAGAGGCTCGTCGTCACCCAGCCCGCAGAGGGCGACTTCCGCGCGTTCATCGCGATCTGCACCCATCAGGGCTGCAATCTCAGCGGTGTCGAGGACGATCGCATCATCTGCCCGTGCCACGGCAGCCGGTACGACCTCGACGGCGCGCCGGTCGAAGGACCGGCGAAGCGGCCGCTGAAGACCCGTCCCGTGGCGGCCCGCGGGTCCGATCTCGTCGTGGGCTGATCGGTCCGGGGATAGAGTCCGCTCCGTGGAGACCAGCGGAGGCCGGCGCCCGAAGGCGCTGCACGGTTGGCGCCCGAAGGCGCTGCGTGACGGTACGGACCCGGACCCTCGTTTCACGCTGGCCAACGAGCGCACCTTCCTCGCGTGGGTGCGGACCGCGCTCGGCGTCATCGCCGCGGCGGTCGCGCTGGAGACCTTCGCGGGCGGCATCGTGTCGGAGGGGCTCCGCACGGTGCTGGCGTGCGTGTTGCTCGGATTCGCCGCTGTGCTCACGGTGTTCGCGCTGATCCGCTGGCACCGCGTCGAGCACGCGATGCGCACCGGACGGGCACTCCCGGTGCCGTGGGTGGCCTATCTGCTCGCCGTGGCCCTCGGGGTCTCGGGGGTCGTGCTCGCCGTCGCGATCGCCCGGTGAGACGAGCCGCACCGTGAGCCGGGACGATCTGCGGCACGGCGACGTCGGTCTGCAGCCCGAACGGACGAGTCTGGCGTGGCTGCGCACCGCCTCGGTGCTCGGTGCGGTGGTGCTCGGATTCATGCGGTTCGTGCCGGGCCCGGGTGCCGTGGTCGCGTCGATCGGCCTGATCTGCCTCGTGCCCGTGCTGGCGGTGCTGCTCGCCTCCCGGATCGGTCACCGCGCGCGAGTGCGCGGTCTGGTCGCGGGTCGCGCGCCCTATTTCTGGTGGCGCAACGTCGCGGTCTCCGCCACGGTCGTGGTGCTCGCGATCTCGTCGGCCGTCCTGATCGTCACCGCCCGCTGAGTGACAACACGCCGATCAGGGCTATCGCCGCGACCCAGACGGTCGCCGCTGCCGCGAGCGCGATCGGACGCCATCCGACGCCGCGGAGCACTTCCCGGCGCACCCCCGCGCCCAGGGCGAACATCGCGACGGTCAGCAGCGTGCGCTGCACCGTCCCCGCAGCCTCCACCACGATCGGATCGAGCAGTCCGGTCGAGCGCAGTGCGACGCACGCGAGGAAACCCAGCAGGAAGACCGGCACGATCGGGGGAGTGCGCTCGTCGCGGCGGTCCTCACCGCGCCGCCGAGCGACGACCCCGACGACCGCCACGACCGGGGCCAGCAGTGCCACCCGTGCGAGCTTGACCGTCACCGCCGCGGCGAGCACCCCACCGGCGGTGGCCTCGAGGGCGGTGCCGGTCGCGACCACCTGGGCGACCTCGTGGATCGCCGCACCCGCCCACAGACCGGCGGTCCCGGGAGTCAGCCCGAGCATCCCGGCGGCGAGCGGAACGAGCGGGATCATCGCGGTGCCGAAG
This window of the Rhodococcus pyridinivorans genome carries:
- a CDS encoding FAD-dependent oxidoreductase yields the protein MAYVITQTCCNDASCVAVCPVNCIHPSPGEPEFATAEMLHIDPKTCIDCGACADACPVEAILPDDKLDPSQMRFAEINAAWYEDHPAPEGWKPLVPTPAPPRDRGTLRVAIVGAGPAACYAAQELLERSEVEVEMFDRLPTPFGLVRAGVAPDHPGTKAVTESFEWSFRREEFALHLATEVGRDITHAELLEHHHAVIYATGASSDRRLGVAGEDLPGSHAATEFVAWYNGHPDYADRTFDLSGERAVIVGNGNVALDVARILTMDVDELARTDIADHALTALRKSNIREVVLLGRRGPAQAAYSNPEFLALGDLTGVDVVVDDADLELDPVSARAVEEDAATALRVRLASEYAGRPVRPGHRRIVFRYLAAPSDLLGDDHVTGVRIERTELVDDSGRLSARPTGRFEDLPATLVLRSIGYRGVPLPGVPFDDVRGVVPNTGGRVDAGVYVTGWAKRGPSGVIGTNKGCAKETVAALLADFDSGALAAPRGDRRALNRLLAQRRPDRVDLDGWKTIDAAERQAGRAQGRPRVKITDRESLVELGRRRRRLPLLASLRR
- a CDS encoding Rieske (2Fe-2S) protein, with amino-acid sequence MSSDNLDRTALTRRTLIGGAGVVAAGAALTACGSSGDTGEARSAVPAPTTTAPPGPDAEVVAAVADVPVGGGVMLESKRLVVTQPAEGDFRAFIAICTHQGCNLSGVEDDRIICPCHGSRYDLDGAPVEGPAKRPLKTRPVAARGSDLVVG
- a CDS encoding YidH family protein encodes the protein METSGGRRPKALHGWRPKALRDGTDPDPRFTLANERTFLAWVRTALGVIAAAVALETFAGGIVSEGLRTVLACVLLGFAAVLTVFALIRWHRVEHAMRTGRALPVPWVAYLLAVALGVSGVVLAVAIAR
- a CDS encoding DUF202 domain-containing protein; this translates as MSRDDLRHGDVGLQPERTSLAWLRTASVLGAVVLGFMRFVPGPGAVVASIGLICLVPVLAVLLASRIGHRARVRGLVAGRAPYFWWRNVAVSATVVVLAISSAVLIVTAR
- a CDS encoding YeiH family protein, which gives rise to MLTVHAPVSRPTVVPGLLVAAAGAVVALGAAHLIPGTSPLLVAIVLGVVVANIGLPAPVVGLLEPGLGTASKRLLRVGVALLGVQLAVSDLVDLGWGTAVVAATVVVAGIGGSLAFGRWLGVGWTQRLLIACGFSICGAAAAAAVDGVIDSRKRELVTTVALVVVFGTAMIPLVPLAAGMLGLTPGTAGLWAGAAIHEVAQVVATGTALEATAGGVLAAAVTVKLARVALLAPVVAVVGVVARRRGEDRRDERTPPIVPVFLLGFLACVALRSTGLLDPIVVEAAGTVQRTLLTVAMFALGAGVRREVLRGVGWRPIALAAAATVWVAAIALIGVLSLSGR